One genomic region from Cyanobium usitatum str. Tous encodes:
- a CDS encoding NADPH-dependent FMN reductase, which yields MTIPTPTNVLVIAASNGHNLQLAERFAAAAGQQGHSAAVLDLTTIDLPLFTPRAQVAGTPPGLATLEAQLAAAPRWVICSPEYNGSIPPVLTSAIAWLSVQGSDFRALFNCRPVVLATHSGGAGYGVLTAMRLQLAHLGAHVVGRQLSSNSDHPAQDDSIADLITQLHQLHITQP from the coding sequence ATGACCATTCCAACACCGACAAATGTGCTGGTGATCGCCGCTAGCAACGGCCATAACCTCCAGCTGGCTGAGCGCTTCGCAGCGGCCGCCGGCCAACAGGGCCACAGCGCTGCTGTGCTCGATCTCACCACCATCGACCTGCCGCTGTTCACCCCGCGAGCCCAAGTCGCCGGCACACCGCCTGGCTTGGCGACGTTGGAGGCTCAGCTGGCTGCCGCTCCGCGCTGGGTGATCTGCTCGCCGGAATACAACGGCTCGATCCCGCCGGTGCTCACCAGCGCCATCGCCTGGCTGTCGGTGCAGGGCAGCGACTTCAGGGCCCTGTTCAACTGCCGCCCCGTGGTGCTCGCCACCCACTCCGGCGGCGCTGGCTATGGCGTGCTCACGGCCATGAGACTGCAGCTGGCCCATCTCGGTGCCCATGTGGTGGGCCGCCAGCTATCGAGCAACAGCGACCATCCCGCCCAGGACGACTCCATTGCTGATCTGATCACGCAACTTCACCAGCTCCATATCACCCAACCATGA
- a CDS encoding NAD(P)/FAD-dependent oxidoreductase yields the protein MPLAPEVQGLPSSTCWDVVVVGAGPAGALAAHGLASRGARVLLVEQRLFPRWKVCGACLSPQALAALEAAGLADLVAAQGGLSLERLQLGVAGLVSPIALGAGRVLSRSRLDQALLEAAVAAGATVLTGTRAVLGATATGLEPDREVVLQTGTARRSVSAKVVLIAAGLSHRAIDDESEISTSIEPGSRMGAGCVLPGEAAGLPPGVLQMAVGRGGYVGLVRVESGEINLACAFDRPMLGSGGGAALVCQKILAEAGFAPLPGLKEAAWQLTAALSRRTTPLAGHRLLLLGDAAGYVEPFTGEGMGWALSSSLAALPLVLRGLEQWDGAIEMEWRHLHRRWVTKRQRSCRVLAVVLRHPRISWGLHRLAGSFPTVVGSMIGLLQRPALPCSTA from the coding sequence ATGCCCTTAGCTCCTGAGGTTCAAGGGTTACCTAGCTCCACTTGCTGGGATGTGGTGGTGGTGGGTGCTGGACCGGCCGGCGCCCTTGCCGCCCATGGTCTCGCCAGCCGGGGCGCGCGCGTGTTGCTGGTGGAGCAGCGCCTGTTCCCGCGCTGGAAAGTCTGCGGGGCCTGCCTCAGCCCCCAGGCCCTGGCAGCACTTGAAGCCGCAGGACTTGCCGACCTAGTGGCAGCCCAGGGTGGCCTCTCCCTTGAGCGGCTGCAGTTAGGGGTGGCCGGACTGGTGAGCCCAATCGCCCTGGGGGCTGGCCGGGTCCTATCCCGCTCTCGCCTTGATCAGGCGCTGCTGGAAGCAGCTGTAGCTGCTGGTGCCACGGTGCTGACGGGTACCCGAGCCGTATTAGGAGCCACCGCCACCGGCTTAGAACCAGACCGGGAGGTGGTGCTGCAAACAGGCACGGCGCGGCGGAGTGTCAGCGCCAAGGTGGTGTTGATCGCGGCGGGACTCAGCCACCGCGCCATCGATGACGAGTCTGAGATCAGCACCAGCATCGAGCCCGGTAGTCGTATGGGCGCAGGATGTGTGCTGCCCGGAGAAGCTGCCGGGCTCCCGCCCGGTGTGCTGCAGATGGCTGTGGGCCGAGGCGGTTATGTGGGGTTGGTGCGGGTGGAGAGCGGGGAGATCAACCTGGCCTGTGCCTTCGATCGGCCCATGCTGGGCTCCGGTGGTGGTGCGGCCCTGGTATGCCAAAAAATCCTTGCTGAAGCTGGCTTTGCGCCGCTGCCTGGCCTCAAAGAGGCAGCCTGGCAACTCACCGCAGCGCTCAGCCGCCGCACAACTCCGCTTGCGGGCCACAGGTTGCTGCTGCTTGGTGATGCCGCCGGCTATGTGGAGCCCTTCACCGGCGAAGGCATGGGTTGGGCTCTGAGCTCCTCACTAGCTGCCCTGCCTCTAGTGCTTCGCGGATTGGAGCAGTGGGATGGCGCGATTGAGATGGAGTGGCGGCACCTGCACCGGCGCTGGGTTACAAAGCGGCAGAGATCATGCCGAGTGCTGGCAGTGGTTTTGCGGCACCCCAGGATCAGCTGGGGCCTGCACCGGCTAGCGGGGAGCTTCCCCACGGTCGTCGGCTCCATGATTGGGCTTCTGCAACGGCCCGCCCTGCCCTGCTCGACGGCCTGA
- the psbA gene encoding photosystem II q(b) protein translates to MTTTIQQRQGASAWNQFCDWVTSTNNRLYVGWFGVLMIPCLLAATICFIVAFIAAPPVDIDGIREPVAGSLMYGNNIISGAVVPSSNAIGLHFYPIWEAASLDEWLYNGGPFQLVVFHFLIGIYAYMGREWELSYRLGMRPWICVAYSAPVAAASAVFLVYPFGQGSFSDAMPLGISGTFNYMLVFQAEHNILMHPFHMLGVAGVFGGSLFSAMHGSLVTSSLVRETTESESQNYGYKFGQEEETYNIVAAHGYFGRLIFQYASFNNSRSLHFFLAAWPVVGIWFTALGVSTMAFNLNGFNFNQSILDGQGRVVNTWADVLNRAGLGMEVMHERNAHNFPLDLAAATATPVALTAPAIG, encoded by the coding sequence ATGACAACCACTATTCAGCAGCGCCAAGGCGCTTCTGCGTGGAATCAGTTTTGCGACTGGGTCACCTCCACCAACAACCGCCTCTATGTGGGCTGGTTCGGTGTGCTGATGATCCCCTGCCTACTGGCTGCCACCATCTGCTTCATCGTGGCCTTCATCGCCGCACCCCCTGTCGACATCGACGGCATCCGTGAGCCCGTAGCTGGCTCCCTGATGTACGGCAACAACATCATCTCCGGTGCTGTTGTTCCTTCCAGCAACGCCATCGGCCTGCACTTCTACCCAATCTGGGAAGCCGCCAGCCTCGATGAGTGGCTGTACAACGGTGGTCCTTTCCAGCTGGTGGTCTTCCACTTCCTGATCGGCATCTACGCCTACATGGGCCGCGAGTGGGAGCTTTCCTACCGCTTGGGCATGCGCCCCTGGATCTGCGTCGCCTACAGCGCACCTGTGGCCGCAGCATCTGCTGTGTTCCTGGTGTATCCCTTCGGTCAAGGCTCCTTCTCGGACGCCATGCCCCTGGGCATCTCCGGCACCTTCAACTACATGCTGGTGTTCCAGGCTGAGCACAACATCCTGATGCACCCCTTCCACATGCTGGGAGTGGCTGGTGTCTTCGGTGGCAGCCTGTTCTCTGCAATGCACGGTTCACTCGTTACCTCTTCACTGGTTCGTGAAACCACCGAGAGCGAGAGCCAGAACTACGGCTACAAGTTTGGCCAAGAAGAGGAGACCTACAACATCGTGGCTGCTCACGGCTACTTCGGTCGTCTGATCTTCCAATACGCCTCCTTCAACAACAGCCGCAGCCTCCACTTCTTCCTGGCTGCCTGGCCCGTGGTTGGCATCTGGTTCACCGCCCTTGGCGTGAGCACGATGGCCTTCAACCTCAACGGTTTCAACTTCAACCAGTCGATCCTCGACGGCCAAGGCCGTGTGGTGAACACCTGGGCCGACGTTCTGAACCGCGCTGGTCTGGGTATGGAAGTGATGCACGAGCGCAACGCTCACAACTTCCCGCTTGACCTTGCTGCTGCTACTGCCACCCCCGTGGCACTGACCGCACCTGCAATCGGTTGA
- a CDS encoding phytoene desaturase family protein, whose protein sequence is MPDLIVIGSGLGGLCAAAIASRHGLEVQVLEAHSQPGGAAHGFRRGPFHFESGPSLWSGLGRWPSANPLAQVLRAVGESVPVVRYSEWGLLLPEGSLRVGVGLDPFLEVLRSLRGPAVAAEWQDFLVAMAPLCRAAGSLPLLALRPGAGLLTTLGSQGLGLIGQAGQLAALGGAFGPIARRHLRDPFLLHWVEMLCFLISGLEPDQTSAAAMATLFGEWFEPDAGLDYPLGGSPAVVDALVRGIRRHGGELRTGAAVAEIELSGGRATGVRLVSGERLNARHGVISNASPWDTAALLGKGSAPERWRQKLLAAPACPSFLHWHLAFKAEGLAELPIHHVWVGDWQRGIRAERNMVVLSMPSRLDPSLAPPGHQVLHGYTPANEPWELWKDLERGTPAYEQLRRERCGVFHGVFDQLVPDWRERVVFELQGTPLSHRDFLRVHQGSYGPAWPANRGAFPGGGTPIKGLVLCGAGVFPGIGVPPVAVSGAMAAHRFVPAAAQRRLLEELELVS, encoded by the coding sequence ATGCCGGATCTAATCGTGATCGGCAGTGGCCTGGGGGGCCTTTGTGCCGCCGCCATCGCCTCGCGTCACGGGCTAGAGGTGCAGGTACTGGAGGCCCACAGTCAGCCCGGCGGCGCCGCCCATGGTTTTCGACGGGGACCCTTCCACTTCGAGTCTGGCCCTTCGCTTTGGAGCGGGCTGGGCCGCTGGCCTAGTGCCAACCCCCTGGCCCAGGTGCTGCGGGCCGTGGGCGAAAGCGTGCCGGTGGTGCGCTACTCGGAGTGGGGCCTGCTGTTGCCCGAGGGCAGTCTTCGGGTTGGTGTGGGTTTGGATCCATTTCTGGAGGTGCTCCGCAGCCTGCGGGGGCCAGCGGTTGCCGCTGAATGGCAGGACTTTCTGGTGGCCATGGCCCCGTTGTGCCGCGCCGCCGGATCGCTGCCGCTGCTGGCCCTGCGCCCCGGCGCTGGCCTGCTCACCACTCTGGGCAGCCAGGGTTTGGGGCTGATCGGCCAGGCGGGCCAGCTGGCAGCGCTGGGCGGAGCTTTTGGGCCTATTGCCCGCCGCCATCTGCGTGATCCCTTCCTGCTCCATTGGGTGGAGATGCTGTGTTTTCTGATCTCCGGACTGGAGCCGGATCAGACCAGTGCAGCCGCCATGGCCACCCTATTTGGCGAGTGGTTTGAGCCCGATGCGGGGTTGGACTACCCGTTAGGTGGCAGCCCCGCCGTGGTGGACGCCTTGGTGCGGGGCATCCGCCGCCATGGGGGCGAGCTGCGCACGGGCGCGGCGGTGGCTGAAATCGAACTGTCGGGGGGGCGAGCCACGGGGGTGCGCCTGGTCAGCGGCGAACGGCTGAACGCCCGCCACGGAGTTATTAGTAATGCCAGCCCATGGGATACGGCCGCCCTACTGGGTAAGGGCAGTGCCCCGGAGCGCTGGCGCCAGAAGCTTCTAGCTGCGCCGGCTTGTCCCAGTTTTCTGCACTGGCACCTGGCTTTCAAAGCTGAAGGCCTGGCCGAGCTGCCGATCCACCATGTGTGGGTGGGGGATTGGCAGCGGGGCATCAGGGCTGAGCGCAACATGGTGGTGCTGTCGATGCCGTCGCGGCTGGATCCCTCCCTGGCGCCGCCTGGCCACCAGGTGCTGCACGGCTACACGCCAGCCAACGAACCCTGGGAGCTCTGGAAGGATCTGGAGCGGGGCACTCCCGCCTATGAGCAGCTGCGCCGCGAGCGTTGCGGTGTGTTCCATGGCGTTTTCGATCAACTGGTGCCCGATTGGCGCGAGCGGGTGGTGTTTGAGCTGCAGGGAACCCCCCTCAGCCATCGCGATTTTCTGCGGGTGCACCAGGGCAGCTATGGCCCCGCCTGGCCCGCCAACCGCGGAGCCTTCCCCGGCGGCGGCACCCCGATCAAAGGCTTGGTGCTCTGCGGTGCGGGCGTGTTCCCCGGAATTGGCGTGCCGCCTGTAGCCGTGAGCGGCGCCATGGCGGCCCACCGATTTGTGCCCGCTGCGGCCCAACGACGATTACTGGAGGAGTTGGAGCTGGTGAGCTGA
- the cysK gene encoding cysteine synthase A codes for MTSIYADNSLTIGKTPLVQLNRVTEGCKARVLAKIEGRNPAFSVKCRIGAAMIWRAEQEGLLGPGKELVEPTSGNTGIALAFVAAAKGIPLTLTMPETMSLERRKLLTAYGAHLVLTEGRMGMPGAIGAAKEMAASDPDRYVLLQQFSNPANPQIHHDTTGPEIWTDTEGSVDVLVAGVGTGGTITGVSRYIKGTLGKQLVSVAVEPTNSPVISQAKAGQELKPGPHKIQGIGAGFVPANLDLGLVDRVETVSDEEAVAMARRLMKEEGILAGISCGAAATAALRLAREETYAGKTIVVVLPDSGERYLSSVLFEGVFDEKGLAAPAS; via the coding sequence ATGACGAGCATCTACGCCGACAACAGCCTCACCATCGGCAAAACCCCCCTGGTGCAGCTCAATCGGGTCACAGAGGGATGCAAGGCCCGCGTTCTGGCCAAGATTGAAGGCCGCAATCCTGCCTTTTCGGTGAAGTGCCGCATCGGTGCCGCCATGATTTGGCGCGCCGAGCAGGAGGGTCTGCTGGGGCCTGGCAAGGAGCTGGTGGAGCCCACCAGCGGCAATACCGGCATCGCTCTGGCTTTCGTAGCCGCCGCCAAGGGGATCCCCCTAACCCTGACGATGCCGGAAACCATGAGCCTGGAGCGCCGCAAGCTGCTCACGGCCTACGGCGCCCACCTCGTTCTCACTGAAGGCAGGATGGGCATGCCCGGCGCCATCGGCGCTGCCAAGGAAATGGCAGCCTCCGACCCCGACCGGTACGTCCTTCTGCAGCAGTTTTCCAACCCGGCCAACCCCCAGATCCACCACGACACCACCGGCCCGGAGATCTGGACTGATACCGAAGGATCGGTGGATGTACTCGTGGCTGGAGTGGGCACCGGCGGCACCATCACTGGCGTCAGCCGTTACATCAAGGGCACCCTCGGTAAGCAGTTGGTGTCGGTGGCGGTGGAGCCCACCAACAGCCCAGTGATCAGCCAGGCCAAGGCGGGCCAGGAGCTCAAGCCCGGTCCCCACAAGATCCAGGGCATCGGCGCTGGCTTTGTGCCCGCAAACCTCGATCTAGGCCTGGTGGACCGGGTCGAAACCGTGAGCGACGAGGAGGCGGTGGCCATGGCCCGCCGGCTGATGAAGGAGGAGGGAATCCTGGCTGGCATCTCCTGTGGTGCCGCAGCCACGGCCGCCCTGCGGCTAGCCCGAGAGGAGACCTACGCCGGCAAAACCATCGTGGTGGTGCTGCCTGACTCCGGCGAGCGCTACTTGAGTTCAGTGCTGTTTGAAGGGGTGTTTGACGAGAAGGGGCTGGCCGCACCAGCTAGCTGA
- the gorA gene encoding glutathione-disulfide reductase, with amino-acid sequence MNEHFDLVVLGAGSGGLAAAKRAAGHGARVAIVEGDRVGGACVIRGCVPKKLLVYGSAYKHLLADAASYGWQIEGIRSNPSILLANVRAEVDRLNQLHLGFLEKAGVELVRGWGCFEDSHTIAVGERRLRAERILIAVGGRPQRPAIPGAELGWVSDEMFLLEQLPERVVVVGAGFIACEFACILNGLGVAVTQLVRGNHLLRGFDLEAAKAVQEGMEQEGIEIRFAHSPAAISGSAGSLSVHSETGEIIACGGVLLATGRRPFLEGLRLEAAAIATEANRIPVDREQRTNVPHIYAVGDVTDRINLTPVAIDEGRAFADSVYGPSPRQVDHSLVACAVFSQPELATVGLTEEEAIQRHGPAGVRVHRARFRPMSQALPARGPRVLLKLVVELESGKVLGCHMVGEHSAEIIQMAAIAIGMGATKADFDRTMALHPSVAEEFVTMPN; translated from the coding sequence ATGAACGAACACTTCGACTTGGTGGTGCTTGGTGCTGGCTCGGGTGGTCTAGCTGCTGCCAAACGGGCCGCTGGCCACGGCGCCCGGGTGGCGATTGTGGAGGGTGATCGGGTGGGCGGCGCCTGCGTGATCCGCGGCTGCGTGCCCAAAAAGTTGCTGGTTTATGGCTCTGCCTACAAACACCTGCTCGCCGATGCAGCCAGCTATGGCTGGCAAATCGAGGGGATTCGCTCCAACCCCAGCATCCTGCTGGCCAATGTGCGCGCTGAGGTGGATCGGCTCAACCAGCTGCATCTTGGATTTCTTGAAAAAGCGGGGGTAGAGCTTGTGCGCGGCTGGGGCTGCTTTGAAGACAGTCACACCATTGCCGTTGGCGAGCGCCGCCTGCGGGCCGAGCGCATCTTGATCGCTGTGGGAGGGCGGCCCCAGCGGCCAGCGATTCCAGGGGCAGAGCTGGGCTGGGTTAGCGATGAGATGTTTCTGTTGGAGCAGCTGCCTGAGCGCGTTGTGGTGGTGGGCGCTGGCTTCATCGCCTGTGAGTTCGCCTGCATCCTCAATGGCCTTGGCGTGGCTGTGACCCAGCTGGTACGCGGCAATCATTTGCTGCGGGGCTTTGATCTTGAAGCTGCCAAGGCTGTTCAAGAGGGCATGGAGCAGGAGGGTATTGAGATTCGCTTTGCCCACAGTCCTGCAGCTATCAGCGGCAGTGCCGGCAGCCTCAGCGTCCACAGCGAGACCGGCGAAATCATTGCCTGTGGTGGGGTGTTGCTTGCCACAGGAAGGCGGCCTTTCCTGGAGGGCCTGCGCCTTGAGGCAGCGGCTATCGCCACTGAGGCCAATCGCATACCGGTTGATAGGGAGCAGCGCACCAACGTGCCCCACATTTATGCAGTTGGCGATGTCACCGACCGCATCAACCTCACCCCGGTTGCCATTGATGAGGGACGCGCCTTTGCTGACAGTGTCTATGGCCCTAGCCCGCGCCAGGTGGACCACAGCCTGGTTGCCTGTGCGGTGTTCAGTCAGCCGGAGTTGGCCACTGTGGGGCTCACCGAAGAGGAGGCGATCCAGCGCCACGGACCAGCTGGCGTGCGGGTGCATCGGGCCCGTTTCCGGCCAATGAGCCAGGCCTTGCCGGCCAGGGGGCCCAGGGTATTGCTCAAGTTGGTTGTGGAGCTGGAAAGCGGCAAGGTGCTGGGCTGCCACATGGTGGGCGAGCACAGCGCTGAAATTATTCAGATGGCAGCTATTGCCATCGGTATGGGCGCCACTAAGGCCGACTTCGATCGCACCATGGCCCTGCACCCCTCGGTTGCCGAGGAGTTTGTGACCATGCCGAACTAG
- a CDS encoding chlorophyll a/b-binding protein, whose amino-acid sequence MANSAARFGFVEFAETWNGRLAMLGFVIGLGTELLTGQGILSQIGLG is encoded by the coding sequence ATGGCCAATTCTGCTGCCCGCTTCGGATTCGTTGAATTTGCTGAAACCTGGAATGGCCGCCTGGCCATGCTCGGCTTCGTGATCGGCCTTGGCACTGAGCTACTCACAGGCCAAGGCATCCTTTCCCAGATCGGTTTGGGTTGA
- a CDS encoding peroxiredoxin-like family protein: MGRGRRRLVLLLPQLGDFDSLEYAQALVAALPQLESAGIVVLAIGIGQSAGADRFCEFTGFPRELLQVDADPQLHRALGLYEGLQQLGGPWPNLLLMCAGIGSPGTLAEVLRGYTGDRTAPQRIADDETIQAGPLPPIKGAFFARAGGTGFQRPFELATVRLRNMSEVLGNWRTYVPCDDFLTQRGGTFLLEEDDTLLYSYKDRGILGFSASMARPLSFLDPYLE, translated from the coding sequence ATGGGTCGGGGACGCCGCCGTTTGGTGCTTCTGCTACCCCAGCTGGGGGATTTCGACAGCCTCGAATACGCCCAGGCCCTGGTAGCCGCTTTGCCGCAGCTGGAGTCTGCTGGCATCGTTGTGCTGGCAATCGGTATCGGCCAGAGCGCCGGAGCCGATCGCTTCTGCGAGTTCACAGGCTTTCCCCGCGAGCTACTGCAGGTGGATGCAGACCCACAACTGCACCGTGCCCTAGGCCTCTACGAAGGCCTGCAGCAACTCGGCGGCCCCTGGCCCAACCTGCTTTTGATGTGCGCCGGCATCGGCTCCCCCGGCACCCTGGCCGAGGTGTTGCGCGGCTACACGGGCGATCGAACGGCCCCCCAGCGAATCGCCGATGACGAGACCATCCAGGCCGGCCCCTTACCGCCGATCAAAGGTGCCTTCTTTGCAAGGGCTGGCGGGACCGGATTCCAGCGCCCCTTCGAACTGGCCACGGTTCGCCTGCGCAACATGAGCGAAGTGTTGGGCAACTGGCGCACCTACGTGCCTTGCGACGACTTTCTTACCCAGCGCGGCGGCACCTTCTTGCTGGAGGAAGACGACACCCTGCTCTACAGCTACAAAGACCGCGGCATCCTCGGCTTCTCGGCATCCATGGCAAGGCCGCTCAGCTTCCTGGATCCTTACCTCGAATGA
- a CDS encoding glycosyltransferase has protein sequence MALIQLISVGSRGDLVPYLALLLELQRLGHSVTLIGSTNFADAARKAEIAFTPLPGDFRDLLGSPAGLELMQGKPVRLVNDALLHQWLTTAREAIRGCDLLLVSPLALWAYHLAEAEGCRFAVLSPIPVVATGAFPFLKFPARKHSPGRLQRRLNRLSYRAFRLIKWRQESGVIQAFRSQQLGLPQLPWSGAGKRRDAPPQLKAPPILHLFSRHVLERPADWPAHAQITGYCFNPTSTAESYSPPLDLQRFLEAGPPPFYAGFGSMIPHNPASLGAVLVEAARLAGQRLILSPGWGRVVPSADLPATVFLLEECPHDWLFPQLRGAVHHGGAGTTAATLRSGIPSTVVAFFADQPAWGRTLEELGVSPATHHHTTLTALALAECLRSMAEIPSYRCRAEQLRDQLAAENGLATAVAALETLLEPQP, from the coding sequence ATGGCTTTGATCCAGCTGATCAGTGTGGGGTCGCGAGGCGATTTAGTGCCTTATCTGGCCTTGCTGCTTGAGCTGCAGCGCCTCGGCCACAGCGTCACCTTGATCGGCAGCACCAATTTCGCCGATGCGGCCCGGAAGGCCGAGATTGCCTTTACCCCCTTGCCCGGTGATTTCCGCGACCTGCTGGGCTCCCCTGCCGGACTGGAGCTGATGCAGGGCAAGCCGGTGCGACTGGTGAACGATGCCCTGCTGCATCAGTGGCTGACCACCGCCCGAGAGGCCATCCGGGGGTGCGATCTGCTGCTGGTATCGCCGCTGGCGCTGTGGGCTTATCACCTCGCCGAAGCCGAGGGGTGTCGTTTCGCCGTGCTCAGCCCCATCCCGGTGGTGGCGACCGGGGCTTTTCCCTTTTTGAAGTTCCCGGCCCGCAAGCACTCCCCCGGCAGGTTGCAGCGTCGGCTGAACCGCCTCAGTTACCGAGCCTTCCGTCTGATCAAATGGCGCCAGGAATCCGGTGTGATCCAGGCCTTCCGCAGCCAGCAGCTGGGATTGCCGCAGTTGCCCTGGAGCGGGGCTGGGAAGCGGCGCGATGCCCCGCCCCAGTTGAAGGCGCCACCGATTCTCCATCTGTTCAGCCGCCATGTACTGGAGCGTCCAGCGGATTGGCCCGCCCATGCTCAGATCACCGGCTACTGCTTCAACCCCACGTCGACAGCGGAGAGCTACAGCCCGCCTCTGGATCTGCAGCGCTTCCTCGAGGCCGGGCCACCTCCTTTTTATGCCGGTTTCGGCAGCATGATTCCGCACAATCCCGCGTCGTTGGGCGCGGTGCTGGTGGAAGCCGCACGGCTGGCGGGACAGCGCCTGATTCTCTCGCCGGGCTGGGGCCGGGTGGTGCCCTCTGCCGACCTTCCCGCCACGGTGTTTCTGTTGGAGGAGTGCCCCCACGACTGGCTGTTCCCGCAACTGCGTGGCGCCGTGCATCACGGCGGGGCCGGCACCACGGCCGCCACCCTGCGCAGTGGGATCCCCTCCACGGTGGTGGCTTTCTTCGCCGACCAGCCTGCCTGGGGCCGAACCCTGGAGGAACTCGGCGTCAGCCCTGCAACTCATCACCACACCACGCTCACAGCCCTAGCCTTGGCGGAGTGCTTGCGGTCGATGGCGGAGATCCCCAGCTACCGCTGCAGGGCCGAGCAGCTCCGCGATCAGCTCGCTGCGGAGAATGGCCTCGCCACGGCGGTGGCGGCCTTGGAGACGCTCCTAGAACCCCAGCCATGA
- a CDS encoding chlorophyll a/b-binding protein — MTNTPAGREWLKHRAEELILLEQLKRVELFNGRAAMLGIVIGIITEGLTGSGIAHQIGLGALIDGYAACRTQFLPFCF; from the coding sequence ATGACGAACACTCCGGCTGGCCGAGAATGGCTGAAGCATCGGGCCGAAGAGCTTATTTTATTGGAGCAGCTCAAACGAGTTGAACTATTTAACGGCCGGGCGGCAATGTTGGGTATTGTGATTGGCATCATTACTGAAGGGCTTACGGGCTCCGGTATTGCCCATCAGATTGGCCTCGGAGCCCTAATAGACGGTTACGCGGCCTGTCGTACCCAGTTTCTGCCCTTCTGCTTCTGA
- a CDS encoding methyltransferase domain-containing protein: MRLLDVACGGGDTVRAISRMARREGIDLEVHGCDISAEAVSLAGAAAKAEGLETHFFQTDAINTPLPGGYHLITTSLFLHHLREADAESLLRSMAAATLEQLLVHDLIRSHVDLLLTWIGTRLLSRSPIVQIDGPLSVGGAFQLDEVAQLAAAAGLVNAELSRFWPERFLLSWSRNALSS; the protein is encoded by the coding sequence TTGCGCCTCCTAGATGTGGCCTGCGGTGGGGGCGACACAGTGCGTGCCATTAGTCGCATGGCCCGGCGCGAAGGGATTGATCTGGAAGTGCACGGCTGCGACATCAGCGCTGAAGCTGTTTCCCTGGCAGGGGCCGCTGCAAAAGCTGAGGGATTGGAAACTCATTTCTTCCAAACCGATGCAATCAATACTCCTCTTCCTGGTGGTTATCACCTAATTACCACCTCTTTGTTTTTGCATCACCTCAGGGAAGCCGATGCAGAAAGTTTGTTGCGCTCTATGGCCGCCGCCACCCTCGAGCAGCTGTTGGTGCACGACCTAATCCGCAGCCACGTTGATCTACTGCTCACCTGGATCGGCACCCGGCTGCTTAGTCGCTCGCCGATCGTGCAGATTGATGGTCCACTCTCGGTGGGGGGTGCCTTTCAACTCGATGAAGTGGCGCAGCTGGCAGCAGCGGCTGGCCTGGTTAATGCAGAACTCAGCCGGTTTTGGCCCGAGCGCTTCCTTCTCAGCTGGAGCCGGAATGCCCTTAGCTCCTGA
- a CDS encoding type III polyketide synthase → MPLSLIGLGTAVPQRRISQREALALAPQMRNASPRQQRLLERIYQRSGVMHRHCIPLPDSSNPSTAERMRSYQPAALELALEASRLALKDAGIEASAITHLITVSCTGFGAPGFDLALIANLPLAMDVARTHVGFMGCHGAFNGLRVARAFVEADPSACVLLCAVELCSLHLQEGWNPDHIVANALFADGAGAVVAIAADGADVGSTNKKGLQLVASTSTVLPGTEELMGWIIEDHGFSMVLSSKVPSRIATQLRPWLEQWLAGLGLTLPEIETWAVHPGGPRILAAVLESAGLQPAQIDLSTAVLRQFGNMSSATILFILERLRTSAGRDGPCLALGFGPGLTVEAALLMVQKPI, encoded by the coding sequence ATGCCCTTGTCCTTGATTGGTCTTGGCACTGCGGTGCCTCAGAGGCGCATCAGCCAGCGAGAAGCCCTGGCCCTTGCACCACAGATGCGCAACGCCAGCCCTCGTCAACAACGCCTGCTGGAGAGGATCTACCAGCGCTCGGGCGTGATGCACCGCCACTGCATTCCCCTGCCTGACTCCAGCAACCCGTCAACGGCTGAGCGGATGAGGAGCTATCAACCGGCCGCGCTGGAGCTAGCTCTAGAGGCATCCCGGCTAGCGCTGAAGGATGCCGGCATCGAGGCAAGCGCGATCACCCACTTGATCACCGTTTCATGCACAGGCTTCGGCGCCCCTGGCTTTGACCTGGCCTTAATCGCCAACCTGCCACTAGCAATGGATGTGGCCCGAACCCATGTGGGTTTCATGGGCTGCCACGGAGCGTTCAACGGACTGCGGGTGGCGCGGGCCTTTGTGGAGGCTGATCCCAGTGCCTGCGTACTGCTGTGCGCAGTGGAGTTGTGCAGCCTGCACCTGCAGGAGGGCTGGAACCCCGACCACATCGTGGCCAATGCCCTATTCGCTGATGGTGCAGGCGCGGTAGTGGCGATAGCTGCCGATGGCGCTGATGTGGGCTCAACTAATAAAAAAGGCTTGCAGCTAGTTGCTTCAACTTCAACGGTGCTGCCTGGCACTGAAGAGCTGATGGGTTGGATCATTGAAGATCATGGTTTTTCCATGGTTCTTTCATCAAAAGTCCCCAGTCGCATCGCCACCCAGCTGCGCCCTTGGTTGGAGCAGTGGCTGGCGGGCTTGGGGCTGACGTTGCCAGAAATAGAAACCTGGGCTGTTCATCCCGGCGGCCCCCGCATCCTTGCGGCGGTACTAGAGAGCGCTGGGTTGCAACCGGCCCAGATTGATCTCTCCACTGCGGTATTGCGTCAGTTCGGCAATATGTCGTCGGCAACTATTTTGTTCATCCTGGAGCGGCTGCGCACCTCAGCAGGCCGAGACGGCCCCTGCCTGGCTTTGGGGTTCGGTCCCGGTCTCACAGTGGAAGCGGCGTTGCTCATGGTGCAAAAGCCCATCTGA